The sequence attttagactattagcggcgggggtccgccgctaatagtctGCCGCTACAGGTATTATAAATACCCCCATCAGCCCCACTTCCCCAACTTTTGTttccatttcaaaatttaaaaacccCTCAACCCCTCTTCCCCCCCCAAAACCGAGCACCATCAGCCCCACCCCATCAGCCCCACTCCGATCGGCGCACCACCACCTCGGCGCACCACCATCCCGACGCACTCCGACGCACCAACAGCACCATACCCACGCACAACCGGCTTTTTAgtaagttttttctttttaaattttacatttgTATATagttttaagttttagatttgtaTTTGTATGCATATCTTTGATTTAAAATCTgggtatatatttatgtttacatcagatttttttttgtttttgtgatagatctgtatatgtatattgtgtatttgagtgtataattaataatatgtgtatatgtatatatcatttgggtattaattttttatttttttgtatatatatattgtattatatattttatttctgtatatatatatttctgtatatatatattttttatgttttctgtgtatatgtattgtattatatattaattgatatatatatattaattgatatatatatattttctgtgtatttatataatttatttgggtatttattattttatttacttatatattaactgtatataaatttttttgtctatatatatatattcactgtatatatatattttttatgttttatattagtatatatttttactgtatatatatatattaatgagatatatttttaaaatgtaatgtatttttttttatatattatatatataatatatattttttatgtttatatatatgtaaatttaatatatataattttagtgagtgtatatactaaataaatatattttgtaaaatttatatatttattttattgttgtaattttttttacttttttaatttatttgttggaattgaaagtatatatttttgttatttttgttgttatatttattttaagcttaaatttttttttttttattttcattaatgCAATTTAAAATTCTAGtatgaagaaattttataaaaagataaatatacactttttttctttttaatctttaaaatgatttttattaaaaaaaatagtttgttaatttttttagttgtgttttattttttaaataacaattccatttataaattttttatttctattaatagttttatctattttaggaatatagagaataacaaaataggaaatattaattttttaatatttaattaatgattataaatatcaaccattagatatttgatccaatggtcaaaaataaaatacccatacatgagtaatacccattaaaagcatacccatatatatatatatagttatttaagTGTACAGCTTAAAgtaaatatcatgatatatgatatattttaaaattttgaaaaaatatcagttgaatatttcaaacttttaaattagatttttttataaagtttaaaattaattgacaGACATTATCAATTGAGTGTATATCTAGCCGTTAATCACGCTCTGATCGGACGGTTATGATTCATCCACCAGGTTTAGTAAGTCAAGGATACAGAGGTACGAGCCTATAGAACAGATCATGTTCAAGTGAGGTCGTCCACTGAAGACTAATAAATAGAATATAAGTGTATAATAACTGTTGACTAATGAATATCAACAGTTATATTCATTCTAATAACTCTATGCTTTTACTTGGGCTTTTATATAATACAAAAATCTTCACAACAGTTTTTTATGTTGACTGTTTGACTGCCCAGAAAATACAGCtaattaactattttatttataaaaaagatattcttttttatcttttttatctaaaaaattagaatttttcaCTCAAAACTTTATATACTATCAAATTGTCTTCTTTATACTATAATACTCTTCGGAATAGGATTTATCATATTCTATTCATTTACtatttatcatattatatattatattctatttttaatataaaacgagtattaataattaataaataaatgtaaaaactaaaagataaaaatattaattattttttttatcaaaataaataaatgaaaaataaaaatgtgtgtgAGTTACAGTTAGCCGAGTGCGATTAACTCTAACTTTATCCATTTATAATaatatctttttttatatacttatttaagttaatttttgcTACTCAGCTAAAGAGCTCAGCTCTGTTGATATTCTAATAAAAAACTGTTGTGAAGATTTTTGTATTATATTAGAAAACTATTGTGAAGATTTTTGTATTATATATCACTTCAAAAAAGGTGATACACTTAACAATGTTCATTTCATCTTGGTTCAAAAAGCCCAAGTAAAGGCATAGATGAAAATAAGTATGGGGTTATTGCTTCAAATTAGTTTGAACTTGATAATTCTAATAACTTTGTGTAGATTATGTTTTTGGTGTAGTCCTTATCGTGTTGGCCTGTGGTCACAGGTCGTATTAATACACGCAATGTAGACGATGTTTTTGCCCTCGACAATGCCACATATAACTGACCGTGTGAAAAAACAGGTTGTGGCAAATAAACTCCAACATAATCTAACGTTTGGCCTTGCGATTTGTTTATTGTCATAGCAAAACTTAATCTTATGGGGAATTGTGTTCGTTTAAATGGAAAGCCGCTATTTTCATCCATATTGGGTAAGAATGGTATTCTTGGTATAAAGACTCTTTTTCCTCTATGGTGTCCTACAGCAATTTCAGCATCTATCACATGTGGTTCAAATGCTCGACAAATCAAACGGGTTCCATTGCAGAGTCAATCTGAAGGATTAATGTTTCTAAGCAACATTATTGGACAATTCCTCTTTAGCTGCAATTCATGTGGAGGAAGGTCGTTTGGTGTAAGAGTGTTTAAGAAATCTTCCATAACTGATTGCTCGGTGCTATCTATAGCCTCATCTCGACTGTAGTAGTGATGTGCTTCTCCCGGGAAACGTGCAATTAACATCAAATTAATTTCATCGACAAAAGAGTTCTTTGGTGTTAATATAGCTCGATTCATCATGGTAGACACATTTTCTAGGTAGTGATGGATGTTGTGGAAGACATTTTCTATTAGGAGGTTTAAAGATGTGTTGTCGTCGTGATAAGGAATGAGCATATTACTTGGGATTTGTAAGGTGTCATTGACGGTGATCGGTGGCATTCCATTGCCCACTGACAATACGTAATCAGAGAATATTGGGTCCAGTCTTGCTCTCATATTTTCAATTATGTGGAACTTGGTGAAGGTGGGCCACAAGTATGAGTGAACCAAGCTAGAATTTACCTACTCCTGTCTTGTTCCTTTTCGGACAACAGGTAATACCTGTCTAAAATCTCCTCCAAAAATAATTACCTTTCCACCAAAAGGTGTGTCCGAATCATTTATATGTCTCGTAGCATTTTATCCAATGCTTCTATGTGTTGTTTTCTTGTCATTGGAGCCTCATCCcatattattaatttcgatgCTCGTAGAAGGTTTGCAAGAGAACTTTGTTTGCTAACGGAACATGAGGTTGTTTCGTTGGCATCAAGTGGAAGCTTAAAACGTGAATGTGCTGTACGACCCCCTGTGAGAATGGAAGCGGCAACACCCGATGAAGCACTTGCAAGTGCCACAAGGTTTCTCGATCTTACTGTTGCTAACAGAGCTCTGTATAAGAATGTTTTTCCTGTCCCTCCTAGCCCGTCTACGAAGAACGCTTGTGCTTTGTTTATGAAATATGTTCCATCACTGCATTATACACTTGTCGTTGCTCTGCGTTTAGGGAGTGGGAAGTGGTTATATCTTCTTCGGGTATTTCAACTCCCAATTCATCGTTGATTTCTCTAGATCGAAATTCTTCATCGTCATCGAACGAGATGTCCTCGTCAAAAAGCTGGTAGGAATTGATGTCTTTTCCCATGGATTTTACTGTAGAAGAGATTGACTTTAGAACTTTATTTCTCACAATAGATAGAGAATCTTCTTCAGATTTCAAATCGGCAGACATTTCTTCCGCGTAACGTTCCCATAGGTCTCTAGGGTTCGTTGGATTGCAATAAACTAATATCGTTGCGAATAGTCGTCTCAGACTCGAAGGCGCTTGGTATAGAgatgctgttgggttttatgccctaaataaaactctgtttcaatgtaatccagattattcaatatcaataaagtaacagaagtattttttcattcatttgtgtatgttttggttcacttaatcaattgcttgtctatttgatttataaattcatccaaaccccttttcacatacttgatcatgtttattgtgttgtcaacacagtggaaagtaaacatgactatgtgaataaagtattcctagatttatcagaatactgggttttactgatatgacaatctacaacagagtttacttacatttggagaaatgttatgttttttccagaacataggttaaagtaaagctcaggttggatgcatggagtatgcattggaatggaccgatattgaattttgaattagatttttgaaacttaccgtaaatatctattcaattcaatatcataagttgatcctagatcacatgatcgaaatcctgatatggttaggctcaatttcaagagtattattcgtgttctttgatttgttagttaagcctaatctttagtctgggcaatacatacattttgggaacacggtagtgcgattgagtgggagcgctaacataaatatggaatctatagcttctatctggcgaatagtaagcaaagggtgatttcattcgagcttaaccaaacgagataaatgattgagtactcatttcacttaattgaaatatcatttatacagggttaagtgttttaaggataaaatacattgtagggtgttacggtaatttagtccctttacagtgtaaatcatccatatagaggatcattgatcacattaggattataacaatggataactaatgatgtgtctatatggtggaacatatagagcattctatatactgagagtgcaattctgagttctatgtgtggattcaacgaagaattaataagtcagtgaatttaagtggtaaattctagatctgcttattggaagctcggatatatagacccatggttccctcactagttgagataatattacttgtaagactcatttaattgattttaattaatcaattaaaaattctcaagatagacttgtctatttgagaatttatcacttattaagggcaaaacagtaaatagagattttgaagggcatatttattaattaggaaactttaattagtttcattattaataaaataaatgacaatatattatttgataattaattttaattattaaataattagatttgacatttatgtggttgaacaatgaaattggcagtttttgacaaaacaggaaactatcattgtaggaaaaggaaagttggaaaagtggcaagccttgtttccacaatgcctaggccggacacttagcttcccttttccctttgattttttcaatattaaatgtcaattaattcaatcatagccctaggtggtcttctataaatagaaggcaaaggcttcagagttgaacacaactgtacaatgtaagatttctgatactcttatgtgtttaattttctatcgttttagaagttcatatttaggttgttaaatcaacatacttgtgagtagatctaagttcctggtaaaataacttccaacagatGCTTCATGTAAACAATCTTCCAAGCAGTTGTCTCTTTGTAGCAGCCCAAGCATCGTCGCTGCCTCACGGTACGTTGGGGCCAGAACTCCGTTCATTGTCCTTAGATCTTCGAATGACAATGACCCTCTTACATGGTTCAACAATATGCGTAGATAATATCTCTCACCCTCAAATGGATTTGCTGTTACAATACGTCCTatgactgttttttttttcgagtAGACCATATCTTGTGTTGTTGGTTCCAAACATAGCTTTCTGGGATTTGTTTGTATAGTAATGCGTTTGCATTTTGATCAGTTCGATTCAGTACAAAAAATTTTGTTAgcattgattttttaaaatgtttTGAAGTGGCAATGTTGGATAGGTCTTGATCTACTCTGAAAGTTACTGGGTGGTGATGCTCGAGGTGCAGATGCAAACTATAAACTGATGGGTACATCTCATTAACAATaaatccatatattctccacatAGCTTCAGGTGCTGCAATCCATCGGGCCATTTGGAACTGGCGAATTTCATCAACTTCGTCATTTCTTGGTTCAGATACTAAGTTGAAAGCAACACGATCATGACCTTTATAAATGTACTTGTAGAGATACTTGACAGCCTTTACTGTAGAGCAAATTTCAACATTAATGTGACAGCCAAAGGTTGCAAGCAAATACGGGTTGTATGGGACGACCCAACGATTGTCTAAGTGTGTGCCTCTCACCTTCACGTGCGTTCCATTGTTTCGGCGTCTATATATTGGGAAGAAATCATTTCCAACAGACGTAAAAGGTGTGGAGGATTGCCCTTCATGAAAACACTTGATCGATTCAAATCTCCACATGGTCCATGCATCATGTGTTTCACAACAGCGTTATG is a genomic window of Cannabis sativa cultivar Pink pepper isolate KNU-18-1 chromosome 9, ASM2916894v1, whole genome shotgun sequence containing:
- the LOC115723674 gene encoding uncharacterized protein LOC115723674, producing MRARLDPIFSDYVLSVGNGMPPITVNDTLQIPSNMLIPYHDDNTSLNLLIENVFHNIHHYLENVSTMMNRAILTPKNSFVDEINLMLIARFPGEAHHYYSRDEAIDSTEQSVMEDFLNTLTPNDLPPHELQLKRNCPIMLLRNINPSD
- the LOC133031465 gene encoding uncharacterized protein LOC133031465, translating into MTCNPNWKEITNELSQHEEAQNRPDLVARVFHAKLEELKDKLFKREIFGKVATYVYVIEHQKRGLPHAHFLIILQSDWRLHAPESFDEIVSAEIPDKTTNMHLHNAVVKHMMHGPCGDLNRSSVFMKGNPPHLLLKAVKYLYKYIYKGHDRVAFNLVSEPRNDEVDEIRQFQMARWIAAPEAMWRIYGFIVNEMYPSVYSLHLHLEHHHPVTFRVDQDLSNIATSKHFKKSMLTKFFVLNRTDQNANALLYKQIPESYVWNQQHKIWSTRKKKQS